Proteins encoded by one window of Roseibium sp. Sym1:
- the ftrA gene encoding transcriptional regulator FtrA translates to MPNSSASAHCPATALTGPLVVALVYDGLCTFEFGITAEIFGLPRPEFGADWYRFASCAIEDGPLRAQGGLRVFADHEPAVIDQADIIVVPGWRGAESEVPAHLIETLRRAHRRGAQLLSICSGAFVLAATGLLDGCSATTHWRYAEKLRTRFPDVTVDETSLYRLEDRIHTSAGSAAGIDLMLEIIRRHYGADKANRVARRLVVPSHRAGGQSQFLERPVACRTGNPIASLLEEVRGRLAEDWTVERLAAQCPMSPRTFQRRFSEATGMSPGDWLTWERVEAAKDVLTTGQDGMETVAALVGFGSAHALRHHFRQKLGLSPTEYRGLFKKE, encoded by the coding sequence ATGCCAAATTCTTCTGCCTCAGCACATTGCCCTGCCACCGCGCTGACCGGACCGCTGGTGGTCGCGCTTGTCTATGACGGCCTGTGCACCTTCGAGTTCGGCATCACCGCGGAGATTTTCGGACTGCCCAGACCCGAATTCGGGGCAGACTGGTACCGTTTCGCCAGCTGTGCGATCGAAGACGGACCGCTGCGCGCCCAGGGCGGATTGCGCGTCTTCGCCGATCACGAGCCTGCGGTGATCGACCAGGCCGACATCATCGTTGTCCCGGGCTGGCGCGGCGCCGAGTCCGAAGTGCCGGCCCATCTCATAGAGACGCTTCGCCGAGCCCATCGGCGCGGTGCCCAACTCCTGTCCATCTGCTCCGGCGCCTTTGTTCTCGCAGCCACCGGCCTCCTCGACGGGTGTTCGGCGACCACACATTGGCGCTACGCCGAAAAACTGCGCACCCGCTTTCCCGACGTCACCGTCGACGAGACCTCCCTGTATCGCCTGGAAGACCGCATCCACACATCCGCCGGCAGCGCGGCAGGTATCGATCTAATGCTCGAGATCATCCGCCGGCACTACGGAGCGGACAAGGCCAACCGCGTGGCCAGGCGTCTTGTCGTTCCCTCCCATCGGGCCGGCGGCCAGTCCCAGTTTCTGGAACGCCCTGTCGCCTGTCGCACAGGAAATCCCATCGCGTCACTGCTTGAAGAGGTGCGTGGCCGCCTCGCGGAAGACTGGACCGTTGAACGCCTGGCCGCGCAATGCCCCATGAGCCCGCGCACGTTTCAGCGCCGGTTTTCGGAGGCCACGGGCATGTCGCCGGGCGACTGGCTCACCTGGGAACGGGTCGAGGCCGCCAAGGATGTTCTGACCACCGGGCAGGACGGCATGGAGACCGTCGCGGCCCTGGTCGGTTTTGGCAGCGCCCATGCCTTGCGTCACCATTTTCGCCAGAAACTGGGGCTTAGCCCAACCGAATATCGCGGCTTGTTCAAGAAGGAGTAG
- a CDS encoding choice-of-anchor D domain-containing protein — protein MLRRLLTVLPFCLFAFALLLTGAPVQAADITCGFTLSDGDQADIDLDAPACVKNGALEEIIVLNDTVSGNGITFYVDNTRVTSVSFTGTYPSVVSADPFYDVECFTADACNFTFNATFDGSDPVELNVVKAAGSNVVSFGSGSVGSQPEIAVAETGQGQGAVADGGTLAQGSQTAGSALTLTFTVTNSGDADLTIATATSSSLTNVTVNSIGAPSSTTVSSGGGTETFTVQYTPTIAGAFSFDLSFVNDDSDENPYNFTVSGTATGTPEISVAETGQGQGAVADGGTLAQGSQTAGSALTLTFTVTNSGTDDLTIATATSSSLTNVTVNSIGAPSSTTVSPSGGTETFTVQYTPTIAGAFSFDLSFVNDDSDENPYNFTVSGTATGTPEISVAETGQGQGAVADGGTLAQGSQAAGSALTLTFTVTNSGTDDLTIATATSSSLTNVTVNSIGAPSSTTVSPSGGTETFTVQYTPTIAGAFSFDLSFVNDDSDENPYNFTVSGTATGTPEISVAETGQGQGAVADGGTLAQGSQAAGSALTLTFTVTNSGTDDLTIATATSSSLTNVTVNSIGAPSSTTVSPSGGTETFTVQYTPTVAGAFSFDLSFVNDDSDENPYNFTVSGTATGTPEISVAETGQGQGAVADGGTLAQGSQAAGSALTLTFTVTNSGTDDLTIATATSSSLTNVTVNSIGAPSSTTVSPSGGTETFTVQYTPTIAGAFSFDLSFVNDDSDENPYNFTVSGTATGTPEISVSETGQGQGAVADGGTLAQGSQAAGSALTLTFTVTNSGTDDLTIATATSSSLTNVTVNSIGAPSSTTVAPSGGTETFTVQYTPTAAGAFSFNLSFVNDDSDENPYNFTVSGTATSVPTFSQAFAPDTIVIGGTSTVTFTIDNTANASAATSLDFTDNLPAGVTVETPANASTTCTGGTLTAVSGSGVVSYTGGTVGAGSTCAVDVDVTASSDGAYVNTTGDLTSSLGNSGTSADTLTVSSPEIDVQRPAGNSIADGGTDSQGSVTIGVQQTLTYTIENTGTATLTITGTPTGSAASNVTVDSISAPGSSSLAGSATTTFTVLYTTTAVGAFSFELDIISDDADEGTYDILVSGTSAGTPEIDVSSSESGSIADGGTDTVSGSVSPGVSSTITYTITNNGTGALSVTTPTVGANVTSTTNATVNSFTLSSTSVSSGGGTATLEVDYTTTAAGSFGFDFNFVNDDADENPFNITVSGSSMSSASGLSATSGSGQATEINTQFGSVLVATVTDNNGNGVAGVDVTFTAPSTGASLTFASTGTTSETVTTAGDGTASSSAMTANSTASSYGGSGSLTPYSVTASASGLTSVSFSLTNERDSEADIQKTKEVIASFVTNRANTIVSGQPDIVSRLTSGPFGQQSGRNGFNFNVTPYSQSGNFQFSLRAFANSIRRGAGSGAAEATADAGDRQPGVAAPDRYAAFDSFSSTGTMSYTAVAPQVAEEDTLAILSGTNGDAPTAATGSSYQSGWDFWAQGTFAITNNNNSDSHTGLLFAGVDYRYKDRAVVGLMGQLDVTEENNGSANTSANGVGWMAGPYGVLRVHQNFYLDGIVTYGQSYNSVNALGLFEDDFRTQRFLLQGGLTGDFKLNETTRVSPFARITYYYEEQESYTDTLGRLIPSQDFDLGRLEFGPKVSWDLQLNDLLFSPFLSLSGIYDFNKLQDATPTDATLASSDEDLRARLEAGAGLLVPGRGIRISGEGFFDGIGTDDFRSYGATLNVTIPF, from the coding sequence GTGTTGCGTCGTCTCCTGACCGTATTACCGTTCTGCCTTTTTGCATTTGCGCTGTTATTGACCGGTGCACCGGTTCAGGCGGCGGACATCACGTGCGGATTTACCCTGAGTGACGGCGACCAGGCCGATATCGATCTCGACGCACCTGCATGCGTGAAAAACGGGGCGCTTGAAGAAATCATCGTTCTCAACGATACCGTCAGCGGCAACGGAATCACATTTTACGTCGACAATACCAGAGTGACCAGCGTGAGCTTCACCGGGACATACCCGTCCGTTGTCAGTGCGGATCCGTTCTACGATGTGGAATGTTTCACGGCCGATGCCTGTAACTTTACTTTCAACGCAACTTTTGACGGCAGCGATCCCGTCGAGTTGAACGTCGTCAAGGCCGCCGGGTCGAACGTGGTCAGTTTCGGTTCGGGATCGGTCGGCTCCCAGCCTGAAATAGCGGTTGCGGAAACCGGTCAAGGCCAAGGGGCGGTTGCAGATGGCGGCACGTTGGCACAGGGCTCACAGACCGCCGGGTCGGCCCTGACGCTGACCTTTACCGTTACCAACTCCGGTGATGCGGATCTGACAATTGCCACGGCGACGTCTTCCAGCCTGACGAATGTGACGGTCAATTCCATCGGTGCACCGTCCAGCACGACCGTCTCGTCCGGAGGCGGAACCGAGACCTTTACGGTCCAGTATACGCCGACCATTGCAGGGGCGTTTTCATTCGACCTGTCGTTCGTGAATGACGACAGCGACGAGAATCCCTACAACTTCACGGTCAGCGGCACGGCGACGGGAACGCCGGAAATCTCTGTGGCTGAAACCGGCCAGGGCCAGGGTGCGGTGGCCGATGGCGGCACGCTGGCGCAAGGCAGCCAGACCGCCGGCTCGGCCCTGACCTTGACGTTCACGGTGACAAACTCGGGCACGGATGACCTGACGATTGCAACGGCCACGTCCTCGTCCCTGACAAACGTGACGGTCAATTCGATCGGCGCGCCGTCGAGCACGACGGTTTCGCCGAGTGGCGGCACGGAAACCTTTACGGTCCAGTATACGCCGACCATTGCAGGCGCGTTTTCATTCGACCTGTCGTTCGTGAATGACGACAGCGACGAGAATCCCTACAATTTTACGGTCAGCGGCACGGCGACGGGAACGCCGGAAATCTCTGTGGCTGAAACCGGCCAGGGGCAAGGTGCGGTGGCCGATGGCGGCACGCTGGCGCAAGGCAGCCAGGCCGCGGGTTCGGCCCTGACGCTAACGTTCACGGTGACCAACTCGGGCACGGATGACCTGACGATCGCCACGGCGACCTCTTCGTCCCTGACAAACGTGACGGTCAATTCCATTGGTGCGCCATCGAGCACGACGGTTTCGCCGAGTGGCGGCACGGAAACCTTCACAGTTCAATACACGCCGACCATTGCCGGGGCGTTTTCATTCGATCTGTCGTTCGTGAACGACGACAGCGATGAAAACCCGTATAATTTCACCGTCAGCGGGACAGCGACGGGAACACCCGAGATCTCTGTGGCTGAAACCGGCCAGGGCCAGGGTGCGGTGGCGGACGGCGGCACGCTGGCGCAAGGCAGCCAGGCGGCCGGTTCGGCCCTGACGCTGACCTTCACGGTGACCAACTCGGGCACGGATGACCTGACCATCGCCACGGCGACCTCTTCGTCCCTGACAAACGTGACGGTCAATTCCATCGGCGCGCCGTCGAGCACGACGGTTTCGCCGAGTGGCGGCACGGAAACCTTCACGGTCCAGTATACGCCGACCGTTGCCGGAGCTTTCTCGTTCGATCTTTCCTTCGTGAACGACGACAGTGACGAGAACCCCTATAATTTCACGGTCAGCGGCACGGCGACAGGAACTCCCGAGATTTCTGTGGCTGAAACCGGCCAGGGCCAGGGTGCGGTGGCCGATGGCGGCACGCTGGCGCAAGGCAGCCAGGCGGCCGGTTCGGCGCTGACGCTGACCTTCACGGTGACCAACTCGGGCACGGATGACCTGACCATCGCCACGGCGACCTCTTCGTCCCTGACAAACGTGACGGTCAACTCTATCGGTGCGCCATCGAGCACGACGGTTTCGCCGAGTGGCGGCACCGAGACCTTTACAGTTCAATACACGCCGACCATTGCCGGGGCCTTTTCCTTTGACCTGTCGTTCGTGAACGACGATTCCGATGAAAACCCGTATAATTTCACCGTCAGCGGGACAGCGACGGGCACCCCTGAAATCTCGGTGTCCGAAACCGGGCAGGGGCAAGGTGCGGTGGCGGACGGCGGCACGCTGGCGCAAGGCAGCCAGGCCGCGGGTTCGGCCCTGACGCTAACGTTCACGGTGACCAACTCGGGTACGGATGACCTGACGATCGCCACGGCGACGTCTTCCAGCCTTACGAATGTGACGGTCAATTCCATTGGTGCGCCGTCGAGCACAACGGTTGCGCCAAGCGGTGGAACCGAGACCTTCACAGTTCAATACACGCCGACGGCAGCCGGTGCCTTCTCCTTCAACCTGTCATTCGTGAACGACGACAGCGACGAGAACCCTTACAACTTCACTGTTAGCGGGACAGCAACCTCTGTTCCGACCTTTTCCCAGGCCTTCGCCCCGGACACGATCGTGATCGGCGGAACATCGACGGTCACCTTCACAATCGACAACACGGCCAATGCCTCCGCCGCTACATCGCTCGACTTCACGGACAATTTGCCGGCGGGTGTCACAGTGGAGACACCGGCGAACGCGTCGACGACCTGCACCGGCGGTACACTTACAGCGGTCAGCGGATCAGGCGTGGTCAGTTACACCGGCGGCACCGTCGGCGCTGGTTCGACCTGTGCGGTAGATGTCGACGTGACCGCCTCCAGCGACGGTGCCTATGTGAATACAACGGGTGATCTGACGTCCAGCCTGGGCAATTCCGGCACGTCCGCCGATACGCTGACCGTGTCGTCGCCCGAGATCGACGTGCAGCGGCCGGCCGGCAACTCGATTGCCGATGGCGGCACGGACAGCCAGGGCAGTGTCACGATCGGTGTGCAGCAGACACTGACCTACACGATCGAGAACACGGGTACAGCGACCCTGACGATCACCGGGACACCGACCGGTTCCGCGGCCAGCAACGTTACTGTCGATTCCATTTCCGCGCCCGGATCCAGTTCCCTCGCCGGGAGCGCTACGACGACTTTCACGGTTCTGTACACGACCACGGCGGTCGGGGCGTTTTCGTTCGAACTCGACATCATCAGCGACGACGCCGACGAGGGCACCTATGACATCCTGGTCAGCGGAACCAGCGCGGGAACGCCGGAAATCGATGTATCCTCTTCCGAAAGCGGCTCGATCGCCGATGGCGGTACCGACACGGTTTCCGGATCTGTCTCGCCGGGTGTCTCTTCCACGATCACCTATACGATCACCAACAACGGCACGGGCGCGCTTTCCGTCACGACGCCGACAGTTGGCGCCAATGTCACCAGCACGACCAACGCGACGGTGAACAGCTTCACTCTGAGCTCCACCAGCGTCTCCAGCGGTGGAGGTACCGCAACGCTGGAAGTGGATTACACGACAACAGCCGCAGGGAGCTTCGGGTTCGACTTCAACTTCGTCAATGACGACGCGGACGAGAACCCGTTCAACATCACCGTCAGCGGCAGTTCCATGAGCTCCGCTTCCGGCCTCAGCGCGACTTCGGGTTCGGGGCAGGCGACGGAAATCAATACCCAGTTTGGCTCTGTTCTGGTCGCCACGGTGACAGACAACAACGGCAACGGCGTTGCCGGTGTGGACGTGACCTTCACCGCGCCCTCCACCGGGGCTTCGCTCACCTTCGCAAGCACGGGAACGACGTCCGAAACGGTGACGACCGCAGGCGACGGCACGGCGAGCAGTTCGGCAATGACGGCCAATTCCACCGCGTCATCCTATGGCGGAAGCGGATCCCTGACCCCCTATTCGGTGACGGCCAGCGCCTCCGGCCTGACGAGCGTGTCCTTCTCGCTTACCAACGAGCGCGATTCAGAGGCCGATATCCAGAAGACCAAGGAAGTGATTGCTTCCTTCGTGACCAACCGCGCCAACACGATTGTGTCCGGTCAGCCGGACATCGTCTCGCGCCTGACAAGCGGACCGTTCGGCCAGCAGTCGGGCCGCAACGGTTTCAACTTCAACGTCACGCCCTATTCGCAATCGGGAAATTTCCAGTTTTCTCTCAGGGCGTTTGCCAACTCAATCCGGAGAGGGGCAGGCAGCGGGGCAGCCGAGGCGACGGCCGATGCCGGTGACCGTCAGCCGGGCGTGGCGGCGCCGGACAGATACGCTGCCTTCGACAGCTTCTCCTCAACAGGAACCATGAGTTACACCGCGGTCGCGCCCCAGGTTGCCGAAGAAGACACGCTGGCAATCCTGAGCGGAACCAATGGCGATGCTCCCACAGCCGCGACGGGCTCTTCGTATCAGTCCGGCTGGGACTTCTGGGCGCAGGGTACCTTCGCGATCACGAACAACAACAACAGCGACAGTCACACGGGCCTGCTTTTTGCCGGTGTCGATTACCGGTACAAGGACCGGGCCGTCGTCGGCCTTATGGGGCAGCTTGACGTTACCGAAGAAAACAATGGGAGCGCCAACACTTCCGCGAACGGAGTTGGCTGGATGGCCGGGCCTTATGGCGTCCTGCGCGTGCACCAGAATTTCTATCTGGATGGAATTGTGACCTACGGACAATCCTATAACAGCGTGAATGCGCTGGGACTGTTCGAAGACGATTTCAGAACACAGCGTTTCCTGCTGCAAGGCGGATTGACGGGCGACTTCAAGCTGAACGAAACGACCCGTGTCAGCCCGTTCGCCCGGATCACCTATTATTACGAAGAACAGGAAAGCTACACAGACACGCTCGGGCGCCTGATTCCATCACAGGATTTCGATCTCGGCAGGCTGGAATTCGGTCCGAAAGTGTCGTGGGACCTTCAGTTGAACGATCTGCTGTTCTCGCCGTTCCTGTCCCTTTCCGGCATCTATGATTTCAACAAGCTTCAGGATGCGACCCCGACCGATGCGACGTTGGCCTCCTCGGACGAGGATCTGCGTGCCAGACTGGAAGCCGGGGCGGGGCTGCTGGTGCCAGGCCGGGGCATAAGGATCTCCGGTGAAGGCTTTTTTGACGGGATCGGCACGGACGACTTCCGATCCTATGGCGCAACCCTCAACGTCACGATTCCGTTCTAG
- a CDS encoding B12-binding domain-containing radical SAM protein, which produces MPDKKFHVILIRPSKYDDNGYPIHWHKTSIPANSLSCLSGISLDCKQRQVLGPNVDIVIHAYDEGNTRIRPQKIIDEIRDSGAGALICFTGVQSNQFPRAVDLAKPFLDAGLPVSIGGFHVTGCMAMLSEMPAEMRDALDLGVSFFLGEAEGGRFDPVLRDAYAGQLKPVYDHTRDLPSLPGQPVPVVDREQVKRSTLGYGSFDLGRGCPFECSFCCIINVQGRGSRFRSTEDLEKIIRDHAAIGVTKFFVTDDNFARNRNWEAFLDTLIHLREEQGLKFTLIIQVDTLCHKIPNFIDKCVRAGVDQVFIGLENINPDNLAGSKKRQNKITDYREMFLAWKKHPVILTAGYIIGFPNDTRDSVLHDIDVIKRELAVDILSLSILTPLPGSEDHKKAVDAGTWMHPDLNRYDLTHSVIRHPNFPGNALDELYLEAWTRFYSPDHCHTILRRAAALGSNKKIATMNRLLVYGTAARLHNVFSLDGGFLRLKYRRDRRPGMKLENPLLFYPAYYAATFRNILVLAIKRWRFQSFIRKLWADPKRFDYTDAAIVPVGTGDFETFELYTATRGGKEAVASHRKMEGIKKRAKARVAASA; this is translated from the coding sequence ATGCCAGACAAAAAATTCCATGTTATTCTTATTCGACCGTCCAAATATGACGACAATGGCTATCCGATCCATTGGCACAAGACTTCCATTCCCGCGAATTCTCTTTCCTGTCTCTCCGGCATCTCACTGGATTGCAAGCAGCGTCAGGTACTTGGCCCGAATGTGGACATCGTCATCCATGCATATGACGAAGGCAACACGCGCATTCGCCCCCAAAAGATCATCGACGAGATCCGGGACAGCGGCGCCGGCGCACTGATCTGTTTCACCGGCGTGCAGAGCAACCAGTTCCCGCGTGCCGTCGACCTGGCTAAGCCGTTTCTCGATGCCGGCCTGCCCGTCTCCATCGGCGGATTTCACGTCACCGGCTGCATGGCGATGCTGTCAGAGATGCCCGCCGAGATGCGCGACGCACTCGATCTTGGCGTTTCCTTTTTCCTCGGCGAGGCGGAAGGCGGCCGTTTTGACCCGGTCTTGCGCGACGCCTATGCCGGTCAGCTGAAGCCGGTCTATGACCACACCAGGGACCTGCCTTCCCTGCCCGGCCAGCCGGTCCCGGTGGTCGACAGGGAACAGGTCAAGCGGTCCACACTCGGTTACGGCAGCTTCGATCTCGGCCGTGGCTGTCCGTTCGAGTGCAGCTTCTGCTGCATCATCAATGTACAGGGCCGCGGCAGCCGCTTCCGCTCCACCGAGGACCTGGAAAAGATCATCAGGGACCATGCCGCGATTGGCGTCACCAAGTTTTTCGTCACCGACGACAACTTTGCCCGCAACCGCAACTGGGAAGCGTTTCTGGACACGCTCATTCACCTCCGCGAGGAGCAAGGCCTGAAGTTCACCCTGATCATCCAGGTGGACACGCTGTGCCACAAGATCCCGAATTTCATCGACAAATGCGTCCGGGCCGGCGTCGACCAGGTCTTTATCGGACTTGAAAACATCAACCCCGACAATCTCGCCGGTTCCAAGAAACGCCAGAACAAGATCACCGACTATCGGGAAATGTTCCTGGCCTGGAAAAAACACCCGGTAATCCTGACCGCCGGCTATATCATCGGCTTTCCGAACGACACGCGCGACTCCGTCCTGCACGACATTGACGTCATCAAGCGCGAACTGGCGGTCGACATCCTGTCCCTGTCGATCCTGACGCCCTTGCCTGGCTCGGAAGATCACAAGAAGGCCGTCGATGCCGGCACATGGATGCATCCGGACCTGAACCGCTACGATCTCACCCACAGCGTCATTCGACACCCGAATTTCCCCGGCAACGCCCTGGATGAACTCTATCTGGAAGCCTGGACACGCTTCTATTCACCGGACCATTGCCATACAATCCTGCGCCGTGCCGCGGCACTGGGCAGCAACAAGAAGATCGCCACGATGAACCGGTTGCTCGTCTATGGCACTGCCGCCCGACTGCACAATGTCTTCTCTCTCGATGGCGGTTTCCTGCGCCTGAAATACAGGCGCGACCGCCGACCAGGCATGAAACTCGAAAACCCGTTGCTCTTCTACCCGGCCTATTATGCCGCAACTTTCCGCAACATCCTGGTGCTCGCGATCAAGCGGTGGCGTTTCCAGAGTTTCATCAGGAAGCTCTGGGCCGATCCGAAACGGTTCGATTACACCGACGCGGCCATTGTCCCGGTCGGCACCGGCGACTTCGAAACCTTCGAACTCTACACCGCCACCCGGGGCGGCAAGGAAGCTGTTGCCAGCCATCGCAAGATGGAAGGCATCAAGAAACGGGCCAAGGCAAGGGTGGCGGCAAGCGCTTGA
- a CDS encoding Bbp19 family protein, protein MIWRSLKRAAWRRKQRPAVVERAYRSVFLCPDGELVLADLAAECGIYQAAPVELGVRAGGYLDGRKALFARILSMIRVSPEEHAALQEAARLETLPEFDTNEDV, encoded by the coding sequence ATGATCTGGCGTAGCCTCAAGCGCGCCGCGTGGCGGCGCAAGCAGAGACCTGCAGTGGTTGAACGGGCCTATCGGTCCGTTTTTTTGTGCCCCGACGGTGAGCTGGTGCTGGCGGACCTCGCCGCGGAATGCGGGATCTACCAGGCCGCCCCCGTTGAACTTGGCGTTCGCGCAGGGGGCTATCTCGATGGGCGCAAAGCACTCTTTGCGCGGATCCTGTCGATGATCCGAGTGTCTCCTGAGGAACATGCCGCCCTGCAGGAAGCGGCGCGGCTGGAAACACTCCCGGAGTTCGATACCAATGAGGACGTTTGA
- a CDS encoding portal protein, which produces MGVVDDLKSELQAARAERQWVEADWQDYVTYTAPDMERAFNRPSGVAAANGMSAFRQSAARERSRKLYDPTAVWLLDRLASGVGSLTMPEGFPWHGVGFGDPFAPPPTQADEEFFELVRDHLFRVRYSGRSGFALANRSRILSTVKLGTGVLYPVENEGNLADIRTPVHYRYVPLYEIFLLVDAQGNDCGFFRVRRLSAWQAVKEYNGKVSRRVKEDAEDPKRKTNEHVFVQACFLREGGHASAADLRKSSFESVHFEEESGHICRRGGFFEYPLVISRWDRDGLSPYGSPPQAKLMSDIKSLQGLARDGLIASSQAVRPPIATHREERQLDLNPGRTNPGLIDEQGRPLFRPMIETVNPGAADSQIENIREKLRVGLYGDLWQTLLDGNGRTATETNIRRKEMADMIGPFSTNILAGNENLFEREIGILGRRGAFATGSPLEPPETVLEGDITLTSTAPIDQMREAGHFEAIMGFQDYLGVATAADPSILDLHDRDAEYDLTRRALGLPAKLKRRPEEVEALRSERAAQASQQQQIASAESLARMAKDGAPMLKALQGQNGGGNDLA; this is translated from the coding sequence ATGGGTGTCGTTGACGACCTGAAATCGGAACTGCAGGCCGCCCGTGCGGAGCGGCAGTGGGTCGAGGCGGACTGGCAGGACTACGTGACCTACACGGCGCCGGACATGGAGCGTGCCTTCAACCGGCCTTCGGGTGTCGCCGCTGCGAACGGCATGAGCGCGTTCCGACAATCGGCGGCCAGGGAACGGTCGCGCAAGCTGTACGATCCGACGGCGGTCTGGCTGCTCGACCGCCTGGCCTCCGGTGTCGGTTCGCTGACCATGCCCGAGGGGTTCCCCTGGCACGGGGTCGGGTTTGGTGATCCGTTTGCGCCACCGCCGACTCAGGCGGACGAGGAGTTCTTCGAGCTCGTTCGCGATCATCTGTTTCGTGTGCGCTATTCGGGCCGGTCCGGTTTCGCGCTGGCCAACCGATCGAGGATCCTGTCCACGGTGAAACTCGGCACCGGCGTGCTCTATCCGGTCGAAAACGAAGGCAATCTCGCCGATATCCGGACGCCGGTGCATTATCGTTATGTGCCGCTCTACGAGATCTTCCTGCTCGTTGACGCCCAGGGGAACGATTGCGGCTTCTTTCGGGTTCGCAGGCTGTCTGCCTGGCAGGCGGTGAAGGAATATAATGGCAAGGTTTCGCGGCGGGTGAAGGAAGATGCCGAGGACCCGAAACGGAAAACCAACGAGCATGTCTTCGTGCAGGCCTGTTTCCTGCGCGAGGGCGGACATGCCAGTGCGGCGGACTTGCGGAAATCCAGCTTCGAAAGCGTGCATTTCGAGGAAGAGAGCGGGCATATCTGCCGCAGGGGAGGTTTCTTCGAATATCCGCTTGTGATCAGCCGCTGGGACCGGGACGGGCTTTCGCCTTACGGCTCCCCGCCGCAGGCCAAGCTGATGAGCGACATCAAGAGCCTGCAGGGGCTGGCTCGGGATGGCCTGATCGCCAGTTCGCAGGCCGTGCGCCCGCCGATCGCAACGCACCGCGAAGAGCGTCAGCTCGACCTCAACCCGGGGCGAACCAATCCGGGGCTGATCGACGAACAGGGCAGACCACTGTTTCGCCCGATGATCGAAACGGTCAATCCGGGCGCAGCCGACAGCCAGATCGAGAACATCCGGGAAAAGCTCCGTGTCGGGCTTTATGGCGACCTCTGGCAGACATTGCTGGATGGCAATGGCCGTACGGCGACGGAAACCAATATTCGCCGCAAGGAAATGGCGGACATGATCGGACCGTTCTCCACCAATATCCTCGCGGGGAACGAAAACCTGTTCGAGCGGGAAATCGGCATTCTCGGGCGACGCGGTGCATTTGCAACCGGTTCGCCGCTGGAACCGCCCGAGACCGTTCTGGAGGGGGACATCACGCTGACGTCGACGGCACCGATCGACCAAATGCGCGAGGCCGGGCATTTCGAGGCCATCATGGGGTTCCAGGACTACCTGGGTGTGGCCACCGCCGCGGATCCATCCATCCTGGATCTGCACGACCGCGACGCGGAATACGACCTGACCAGGCGGGCACTCGGCCTGCCGGCGAAACTGAAGCGCCGACCGGAGGAAGTCGAGGCGCTGCGGTCGGAGCGGGCGGCCCAGGCTTCACAGCAGCAGCAGATCGCCTCCGCTGAAAGCCTGGCGCGCATGGCAAAGGACGGCGCGCCCATGCTGAAGGCCCTTCAGGGACAGAACGGGGGTGGCAATGATCTGGCGTAG
- a CDS encoding rhodanese-like domain-containing protein — protein MTNNVTKIPAAPSDLAMEHFASEFTFETDCWDVHDALSGEPGFVLLDVRGPALFEKGHVPGAVNLPHGKIIRSKLAKWSEDTLFVTYCAGPHCNGAARGALRLAELGRPVKIMAGGITGWVDEGFDLATGMD, from the coding sequence ATGACCAACAATGTTACCAAGATACCAGCAGCCCCGAGCGATCTTGCGATGGAGCATTTTGCTTCGGAATTCACTTTCGAGACCGATTGCTGGGACGTGCATGACGCGCTGTCCGGCGAGCCGGGTTTCGTGCTTCTGGACGTCAGAGGCCCTGCGCTGTTCGAGAAGGGGCATGTGCCCGGCGCGGTCAATCTGCCGCATGGCAAGATTATCCGGTCCAAGCTGGCCAAGTGGTCCGAAGACACCCTGTTCGTGACCTACTGCGCCGGACCGCATTGCAATGGCGCGGCCCGGGGGGCACTCCGGCTGGCGGAACTCGGGCGTCCGGTCAAGATCATGGCCGGCGGCATAACCGGGTGGGTCGACGAAGGTTTCGACCTTGCCACCGGCATGGACTGA